One Nitrosomonas sp. PY1 DNA window includes the following coding sequences:
- the hflK gene encoding FtsH protease activity modulator HflK: MGLDDPQWGKNKGGSNPPDLDEVLRNVNKKINSFFGQKKGNHKDDDQNQRNRESKPHGSGSIVLIMGLMLAVWLASGFYIVDEGQRGVVLRFGKYVDTTPAGLRWHMPYPVEKAELVNVSQVRTVEIGYRSNVKNKVLRESLMLTDDENIIDIQFAVQYILNDPENFLFKNRSPEDAVLQAAETAIREVIGKSKMDYVLYEGREQVAANATQLMQRILDRYQIGILINRVTMQNAQPPEQVQAAFDDAVKAGQDRERQKNEGQAYANDVIPRAVGSAARLIQESEGYKQRVIASAEGDASRFEQIQTEYSKAPSVTRDRLYLDMMQQVLSSTSKIVVDQKNGNNLLYLPLDKLMSSGSPLSSPVSVQTTQPQETVSDSNPRTRDSFRSRERESR; this comes from the coding sequence ATGGGATTAGATGATCCTCAATGGGGGAAAAATAAGGGTGGTTCCAATCCACCGGATTTGGATGAAGTATTGCGGAACGTCAATAAAAAAATAAACAGTTTTTTCGGTCAAAAAAAAGGTAATCATAAAGATGATGACCAGAATCAACGTAATCGGGAATCCAAACCGCACGGCAGTGGAAGTATTGTATTAATTATGGGTTTAATGTTGGCGGTGTGGCTTGCAAGTGGATTTTACATCGTCGATGAAGGACAGCGGGGCGTTGTGCTACGCTTCGGAAAGTATGTTGATACTACGCCCGCCGGTTTGCGCTGGCATATGCCGTATCCTGTTGAAAAAGCTGAATTAGTCAATGTCAGTCAAGTTCGTACAGTAGAAATCGGTTACCGTAGTAATGTAAAGAATAAAGTGCTGCGTGAGTCGCTCATGTTGACGGATGATGAAAATATCATCGATATACAATTTGCAGTGCAATATATATTGAATGATCCTGAAAATTTTCTTTTCAAGAATCGTAGCCCGGAAGATGCAGTGTTGCAGGCAGCGGAAACGGCTATTCGAGAAGTGATTGGTAAAAGTAAAATGGATTATGTTCTATATGAAGGACGTGAGCAAGTTGCAGCTAACGCTACACAATTAATGCAAAGAATACTGGATCGTTATCAGATCGGTATCTTGATTAACAGGGTAACGATGCAAAACGCGCAACCGCCTGAACAAGTTCAAGCAGCTTTTGATGATGCAGTCAAAGCGGGACAAGACAGGGAACGTCAGAAAAATGAAGGACAAGCTTATGCTAATGACGTTATTCCCCGTGCTGTGGGTAGTGCTGCGCGGTTAATTCAAGAATCGGAAGGTTATAAACAACGTGTAATAGCAAGCGCGGAGGGTGATGCGAGTCGTTTTGAACAGATTCAGACTGAGTATAGTAAAGCACCTAGTGTTACTCGTGATCGCTTATATCTTGACATGATGCAACAGGTTTTGTCCTCAACAAGTAAGATTGTTGTCGATCAGAAAAATGGTAACAATTTGCTGTATTTGCCATTGGATAAGTTAATGAGTAGTGGGTCTCCACTGTCATCTCCCGTCAGTGTGCAGACTACACAGCCACAAGAAACAGTATCGGATAGCAATCCAAGAACACGGGATTCTTTTCGCAGTCGTGAACGGGAGAGTCGATAA